A stretch of DNA from Gimesia chilikensis:
GCCTTGCGCGACACACATCCGGATCGGCTGGACCGCGAACGGATAGAGCAGAAGCTCCAGGACTGGCAGGCAGAATAACGCTCCTTTGGAGATGCTCAGTCACCCTGCGAGGGCAGGCTTGCATTCTCCAGCTAAATTAGCGGCTTGCGACCCGAAAATAATTTCGAGTTGTCGATTCTCAACAGGCAAAAAACAGACGCTATCCCGCCAGCGGTTTGCGCGGACTTGAGTGTTTCTTTTACGAAACCGGTAAATATTATCCAAAAAACTTTTCTTTCTCTGCTTGACTGTTTTAACCCGTGACCTAGGTTTAGGTAGCAGAAGTTTGATCTTGAAAGTGAAAACGGATCAGCGCTGCAAAACGAGTTTGACATCATATCGGAAAGAGATTTCCGTTTTCATATGAGTTCAATCTACACCAATATTTTCTGTGAACATTTTTTGTGTACAGAATTAAGCTCTTCTAAGAGGGGGCATATTGGACGCTTCCTGCGAGGACGTCACTCAGGGAGGCAATGTTTCGGGTGAGCTGTGGTTCATTACCATGGCTTGGTTGTTTTGTCGATGCATGTGGTTCATGACTCGACTCCAATTGGAAAGAAAGAGAGCAACAATGAAGAATCTGACAAAGAGCATCAAGAATTTCCTGGTATCAGAAGATGGTCCTACAGCTGTTGAATACGCTGTCATGCTGGCTCTGATCGTTATCGTTTGTCTGACTGCCATCCAGGCTGTTGGTACAAACGCCAATGCGAAATTCGAAGCTGTTCGTGACGCGTTGACCTAATCGAGGCGATCTGTATCGCAACGAATCTACGAGAAAACCGCTCAGTCGAACACTTCGGCTGAGCGTTTTCT
This window harbors:
- a CDS encoding Flp family type IVb pilin, with the protein product MKNLTKSIKNFLVSEDGPTAVEYAVMLALIVIVCLTAIQAVGTNANAKFEAVRDALT